A region of Gemmatimonas sp. DNA encodes the following proteins:
- a CDS encoding PEP-CTERM sorting domain-containing protein, which translates to MLRNTLLAVVALAFSANTASAQYSLLTSRAQVGGTGFINWANLPTGSVSNPFNINVTNTALTATVSQAVQSGFTRVNQGSGWSGNFASGDALLWTSANNGPMTIMFSSNISSAGANFQTDFFGSFVGRISALDFSGNVLAFFNFEGNSTSGGDGSAVFAGITSTNGDIRGVRFEGVSASNQPNDFSINNVSVNGATTTVPEPGTYALMASGLVALAVVRRRKARA; encoded by the coding sequence GTGCTTCGTAACACCCTGCTCGCCGTCGTCGCCCTCGCCTTCAGCGCCAACACCGCTTCGGCCCAGTACAGCCTCCTCACCTCGCGCGCGCAGGTGGGCGGCACGGGCTTCATCAACTGGGCGAACCTCCCCACCGGAAGTGTGTCGAACCCGTTCAACATCAACGTCACCAACACCGCGCTCACCGCCACCGTAAGCCAGGCCGTGCAGTCCGGCTTTACGCGCGTGAATCAGGGTTCCGGCTGGTCCGGCAACTTTGCCAGCGGTGACGCGCTGCTCTGGACCAGCGCCAATAACGGTCCGATGACGATCATGTTCAGCAGCAACATTTCGTCGGCTGGTGCCAACTTTCAGACCGACTTTTTCGGCAGCTTTGTCGGCCGCATCAGCGCGCTCGACTTCTCCGGGAACGTGCTCGCGTTCTTCAATTTCGAAGGCAACTCCACCAGCGGCGGCGACGGCTCGGCCGTGTTCGCAGGCATCACCAGCACGAACGGCGACATTCGCGGCGTGCGCTTCGAAGGTGTGTCCGCCAGCAACCAGCCCAACGACTTCTCGATCAACAACGTGTCGGTGAATGGCGCCACGACCACCGTCCCGGAGCCGGGTACGTACGCGCTCATGGCGAGCGGGTTGGTGGCGCTGGCGGTGGTGCGTCGCCGGAAGGCACGCGCGTAA